One Vibrio sp. 16 genomic window carries:
- a CDS encoding arginyltransferase, with the protein MSSDLQQIRIGLTDSHQCSYLTDRQERVAVALDPSMHCGSSYEVLLANGFRRSGDTIYKPHCDNCSACHALRVSVPDFQMSKSQKRLLNKAKSFEWTLKESMDEDWFELYARYIEARHQAGSMYPPRKNEFSSFSACAWLNTQYLHVYDDGKLIAVAVTDILSNSASAFYTFFDPDYDLSLGTLGVLFQLQYCQQQGKQWLYLGYQIDECPAMNYKVRFQRHQRLVNQRWQG; encoded by the coding sequence ATGAGCTCTGATCTACAACAGATCCGAATTGGACTCACAGACAGCCATCAATGCAGTTATTTAACCGACAGACAAGAGCGCGTCGCCGTTGCGCTCGATCCATCAATGCATTGTGGCTCGAGTTACGAAGTTCTGCTTGCCAACGGATTTCGTCGCAGTGGTGATACCATTTATAAACCTCACTGCGACAACTGCAGTGCTTGTCATGCGTTGCGAGTTTCTGTCCCTGACTTTCAGATGTCAAAGAGTCAAAAGCGACTGTTAAACAAAGCCAAATCCTTTGAATGGACACTCAAAGAAAGCATGGATGAGGATTGGTTTGAGCTTTACGCCCGTTACATTGAGGCGCGCCATCAAGCGGGCTCCATGTACCCTCCCAGGAAAAATGAATTTTCCTCATTTTCTGCTTGTGCGTGGTTGAATACTCAATACTTGCACGTCTACGATGATGGAAAGCTGATCGCTGTTGCCGTGACCGACATTTTGTCCAATAGTGCCAGTGCTTTCTATACCTTCTTTGACCCCGACTATGACCTCTCTCTCGGTACATTAGGCGTGTTGTTCCAGCTTCAATATTGTCAGCAGCAAGGCAAACAGTGGCTCTATTTAGGCTATCAAATTGATGAATGCCCAGCGATGAATTACAAAGTCCGCTTTCAACGCCATCAAAGGCTAGTAAATCAGCGTTGGCAAGGGTAG
- the aat gene encoding leucyl/phenylalanyl-tRNA--protein transferase: MTLYLTELDPDEIWFPSPQDALDDPNGLLAIGGDLRPERLLFAYQNGIFPWYGPNEPILWWSPSPRAVFNPKTFKPAKSLKKFQRKHGYSVSINRATELVIDQCAALRSPEETWLNPDMRSAYKRLASLGYCHSVEVWSNDELVGGLYGLSIGQIFCGESMFSVKTNASKIALWFFCQHFKEHGGQLIDCQVMNPHLQSLGAFELEREEFAQSLLSFNQHPVMKDCFKQQWLKSPTEGINEL; encoded by the coding sequence ATGACGCTCTATCTTACCGAACTTGATCCAGATGAGATTTGGTTCCCTTCGCCACAAGATGCCTTGGACGACCCCAATGGTTTACTTGCTATCGGAGGCGACCTCCGCCCTGAGCGGCTTCTCTTTGCTTATCAAAACGGCATTTTCCCTTGGTATGGCCCCAATGAGCCCATCCTATGGTGGAGTCCCTCGCCAAGAGCGGTGTTTAACCCTAAGACATTCAAACCCGCCAAAAGTCTCAAAAAGTTTCAACGTAAACACGGTTACTCCGTCAGTATAAATAGAGCAACAGAGTTAGTCATTGACCAATGTGCAGCGCTAAGGAGCCCAGAAGAAACTTGGCTGAATCCCGATATGCGGTCTGCCTATAAACGCCTTGCCAGTTTAGGTTATTGTCACTCTGTGGAAGTTTGGTCAAACGATGAGTTAGTAGGCGGTCTCTACGGTTTATCCATTGGCCAGATCTTTTGTGGTGAGTCGATGTTTAGCGTAAAAACCAACGCGTCCAAAATAGCACTTTGGTTTTTCTGCCAACACTTCAAAGAGCATGGTGGTCAATTGATCGATTGCCAGGTGATGAATCCACACCTTCAATCGTTAGGCGCGTTTGAACTTGAAAGAGAAGAATTTGCTCAAAGCCTGCTATCATTTAATCAACACCCCGTAATGAAAGATTGTTTTAAACAACAGTGGCTAAAGTCACCAACTGAGGGAATAAATGAGCTCTGA
- a CDS encoding glycine zipper 2TM domain-containing protein — protein sequence MKKLLWIILVFPLIANAAYQRNTARPVNDVVFGKVETVRYISQQDIVKAQGSGWETLLGAVVGGVIGNQFGDGRGKEVATAVGAIAGAGVARNHANQEYRIEYRLVEIVIKTEKGQLIDVIQDVDNQMLFERGDDVRILYFDEGVRVDKTY from the coding sequence ATGAAAAAATTATTGTGGATCATATTGGTTTTTCCGCTAATTGCCAATGCAGCATATCAGCGAAATACGGCTCGTCCGGTTAATGATGTCGTGTTTGGCAAAGTTGAAACAGTCCGTTACATCAGTCAGCAAGATATTGTAAAAGCTCAAGGTTCTGGTTGGGAAACCTTGTTGGGTGCCGTTGTTGGCGGGGTTATCGGCAATCAATTTGGCGATGGACGTGGGAAGGAAGTGGCCACTGCGGTGGGCGCAATAGCTGGTGCGGGTGTTGCTCGAAACCATGCCAACCAAGAGTATCGAATAGAATATAGATTGGTTGAAATTGTGATCAAAACAGAGAAAGGCCAACTCATCGATGTGATTCAAGACGTTGATAATCAGATGTTATTCGAACGAGGGGATGACGTCCGAATTCTCTATTTTGATGAAGGCGTCAGAGTCGATAAAACCTATTGA
- the aroA gene encoding 3-phosphoshikimate 1-carboxyvinyltransferase encodes MESLTLQPINKVSGQVNLPGSKSVSNRALLLAALAKGKTRLTNLLDSDDIRHMLNALTQLGVHYQLSEDKTVCEVEGLGQPFQSAQALELFLGNAGTAMRPLAAALCLGQGEYVLTGEPRMKERPIGHLVDALRQAGAEVEYLESENFPPLKIHGTGLKGGTVEIDGSISSQFLTAFLMSAPLAQDDVTIKIVGDLVSKPYIDITLHIMAQFGVHVENNNYQEFVIRKGQSYVAPGDFLVEGDASSASYFLAAAAIKGGEIKVTGIGKNSIQGDIQFADALEKMGAQIEWGDDYVISRVGELKAVDMDFNHIPDAAMTIATTALFAKGTTAIRNVYNWRVKETDRLSAMATELRKVGAEVEEGEDYIIVNPPAKLTHAAIDTYDDHRMAMCFSLVALSDTPVTINDPKCTSKTFPDYFDKLAGLSS; translated from the coding sequence ATGGAAAGCCTTACGTTACAACCAATCAATAAAGTCTCTGGACAAGTGAACCTGCCTGGTTCAAAAAGTGTATCAAACCGCGCCCTGCTACTGGCCGCTCTTGCTAAAGGTAAGACTCGACTCACCAATCTACTTGATAGTGATGACATTCGTCATATGTTGAACGCACTGACTCAGCTTGGTGTTCACTATCAACTCTCCGAAGATAAGACAGTATGTGAAGTCGAAGGCTTGGGTCAGCCCTTTCAGTCTGCACAAGCGTTAGAGCTTTTCCTTGGTAATGCCGGAACTGCGATGCGCCCTTTGGCTGCAGCGCTATGTCTTGGCCAAGGTGAATACGTATTAACTGGTGAGCCTCGCATGAAGGAGCGCCCGATTGGCCATTTGGTTGATGCCCTGCGTCAAGCGGGTGCAGAAGTTGAGTACCTAGAGAGCGAGAATTTCCCGCCACTTAAAATTCACGGTACGGGACTAAAAGGTGGAACGGTCGAAATCGACGGTTCGATTTCAAGCCAGTTTCTGACAGCATTTTTGATGTCTGCGCCACTCGCGCAAGATGATGTAACGATTAAAATTGTGGGCGATTTAGTCTCGAAGCCGTACATCGATATTACTCTGCACATCATGGCACAGTTTGGTGTTCACGTTGAAAACAACAATTACCAAGAGTTTGTTATCCGCAAAGGACAATCGTATGTAGCGCCAGGGGATTTTTTGGTTGAAGGCGATGCGTCATCTGCATCCTACTTCCTTGCTGCCGCCGCGATTAAAGGTGGGGAAATTAAAGTCACTGGTATCGGCAAAAACAGCATTCAAGGCGATATTCAATTTGCGGATGCGCTAGAGAAAATGGGTGCACAGATCGAATGGGGCGACGACTATGTTATTTCGCGAGTTGGCGAATTGAAAGCCGTTGATATGGATTTCAACCACATTCCCGACGCGGCAATGACGATCGCTACGACGGCTCTATTTGCAAAAGGGACCACGGCAATTCGTAACGTGTATAACTGGCGTGTAAAAGAGACCGATCGTCTGTCTGCAATGGCAACCGAACTACGAAAAGTTGGGGCAGAAGTGGAAGAGGGTGAAGACTACATCATCGTCAATCCGCCAGCGAAGCTCACTCACGCAGCGATCGATACTTATGATGACCACCGTATGGCGATGTGTTTTTCATTGGTTGCATTAAGTGATACGCCAGTGACAATCAACGACCCTAAATGTACGTCAAAAACCTTCCCTGACTACTTTGATAAGTTGGCGGGGTTGAGCTCTTAA
- a CDS encoding YciN family protein has translation MSDKKVISQFELLMIANHIIQEHDDYIEGMRADSVEEKDGVLVFKGNYFLDDNGLPTPNTTAVFNMFKYLAHHLSKEFTLEG, from the coding sequence ATGAGCGATAAGAAAGTTATCTCGCAGTTTGAACTGCTGATGATTGCGAATCACATCATCCAAGAACACGACGACTACATTGAAGGGATGCGCGCGGACAGCGTAGAAGAAAAAGACGGTGTGTTGGTTTTTAAAGGCAATTACTTTCTTGATGACAATGGGCTCCCAACCCCAAATACCACAGCCGTATTTAACATGTTTAAATACTTAGCTCATCACCTATCAAAAGAATTCACCTTAGAAGGTTGA
- the topA gene encoding type I DNA topoisomerase, with protein sequence MGKSLVIVESPAKAKTINKYLGKDFIVKSSVGHVRDLPTAGQSTGQKAAAVSTKGLSAEEKARIKKEKDRKALIKKMGIDPYHGWEANYQVLPGKEKVVAELQKLAKDADSVYLATDLDREGEAIAWHLREIIGGDEERYKRVVFNEITKNAIQQAFEKPGELSMPGVNAQQARRFMDRVVGFMVSPLLWKKVARGLSAGRVQSVAVKLLVEREREIKAFVPEEFWDIHADTKTADKTDFRLQVAQKDGVTFKPVNEAETKSAMSVLEKAAYEVCKREDRPTSSKPSAPYITSTLQQAASTRLGYGVKKTMMLAQRLYEAGYITYMRTDSTNLSSEAVDAVRGFIGSEFGDAYLPAKPNVYGSKEGAQEAHEAIRPSDVSVKAEDLNGMEADAHKLYSLIWNQFVACQMTPAKYDSTTVSVKAAEYTLKAKGRILKFDGWTRVQRPMGKNEDQILPAVQVGDKIDLVALDPKQHFTKPPARFTEAALVKELEKRGIGRPSTYASIISTIQDRGYVKVEQRRFYAEKMGEIVTDRLDGSFDDLMNYEFTSRMEEKLDQIAEGDADWKNVLDDFFADFTGDLAKAELDEAEGGMKPNHIVYTDIECPTCSRQMGIRTASTGVFLGCSGYALPPKERCKTTINLGDEDGIINVLEEDVETAALRAKKRCPICETAMDAYLIDDKRKLHVCGNNPNCEGYVVEHGEYKVKGYDGPVVECDKCGSDMVLKNGRFGKYMDCTSEECKNTRKILKNGEVAPPKEDPVHLPELECENSDAYFVLRDGASGLFLAASTFPKSRETRAPLVEELIRFKERISPKFHYLTEAPEKDPDGLPMVVRFSRKTKENYVRSEVDGKPSGYTALYIDGKWEITDKRKKPAKKK encoded by the coding sequence ATGGGTAAGTCACTGGTTATTGTGGAGTCGCCAGCCAAAGCGAAAACCATCAATAAGTATTTAGGTAAAGACTTTATTGTAAAGTCGAGTGTGGGTCACGTACGTGATCTGCCGACCGCTGGCCAAAGCACGGGTCAAAAAGCAGCTGCGGTATCAACCAAAGGCTTAAGTGCTGAAGAAAAAGCGCGAATCAAAAAAGAAAAAGATCGCAAAGCGCTCATCAAAAAAATGGGTATCGACCCTTACCACGGCTGGGAAGCAAACTATCAAGTGCTTCCGGGCAAAGAAAAAGTGGTCGCCGAGTTGCAAAAACTAGCCAAAGACGCTGACAGCGTTTATCTCGCAACCGATTTGGACCGCGAAGGAGAAGCCATCGCTTGGCACCTTCGTGAGATCATCGGTGGCGATGAAGAGCGATACAAGCGCGTGGTGTTCAATGAGATCACCAAAAACGCAATTCAACAAGCTTTTGAAAAACCGGGCGAGTTAAGCATGCCGGGTGTCAATGCTCAGCAAGCGCGCCGTTTTATGGACCGTGTTGTTGGCTTTATGGTCTCTCCTTTGCTTTGGAAAAAAGTAGCGCGCGGTTTGTCTGCAGGTCGTGTTCAATCGGTAGCGGTGAAGTTATTGGTAGAACGTGAACGCGAAATCAAAGCCTTCGTTCCTGAGGAGTTTTGGGACATTCATGCTGATACTAAAACGGCTGACAAAACAGATTTCCGCTTGCAAGTGGCGCAAAAAGACGGCGTTACGTTTAAGCCAGTTAACGAAGCAGAAACCAAGTCGGCAATGTCAGTGCTTGAGAAAGCGGCATACGAAGTCTGTAAACGTGAAGATCGCCCAACGTCTAGTAAGCCATCAGCACCTTACATCACATCGACGCTTCAACAAGCCGCCAGCACGCGTTTAGGCTACGGGGTTAAGAAAACCATGATGTTAGCTCAACGACTCTATGAGGCGGGCTACATCACGTATATGCGTACCGACTCAACTAACTTGAGTTCAGAAGCCGTGGATGCTGTGCGTGGTTTCATTGGCAGCGAGTTTGGTGATGCGTACTTACCCGCTAAGCCGAATGTTTATGGAAGCAAAGAGGGAGCACAAGAAGCGCACGAGGCAATTCGACCTTCTGATGTTTCTGTCAAAGCCGAAGACCTAAATGGTATGGAAGCTGACGCGCACAAACTGTACTCATTAATTTGGAACCAGTTCGTTGCATGTCAAATGACGCCTGCGAAATACGACTCAACAACGGTGAGTGTGAAAGCGGCAGAGTACACCCTTAAAGCCAAAGGACGTATTCTGAAGTTCGATGGTTGGACTCGTGTTCAACGTCCTATGGGCAAAAACGAAGACCAAATCCTTCCAGCGGTTCAAGTTGGCGACAAAATTGATCTGGTCGCACTTGATCCTAAGCAGCACTTTACCAAGCCACCAGCGCGCTTTACTGAAGCAGCACTTGTTAAAGAGCTTGAGAAACGTGGTATCGGTCGACCTTCTACTTACGCTTCTATTATTTCAACGATCCAAGATCGTGGATACGTAAAAGTTGAACAACGCCGTTTCTATGCAGAGAAGATGGGTGAGATTGTGACTGACCGCTTAGACGGCAGTTTTGATGACCTAATGAACTATGAGTTCACTTCACGCATGGAAGAAAAGCTCGACCAGATTGCTGAAGGTGATGCGGACTGGAAGAATGTACTCGATGACTTCTTCGCGGATTTTACTGGCGACTTAGCGAAAGCGGAACTGGATGAAGCAGAAGGCGGTATGAAGCCAAATCATATCGTTTATACCGATATTGAATGCCCGACGTGTTCTCGCCAAATGGGCATTCGTACGGCATCGACCGGTGTGTTCCTAGGCTGTTCTGGATACGCACTCCCACCGAAAGAGCGTTGTAAAACAACGATTAACCTTGGTGATGAAGACGGCATTATCAACGTTCTTGAAGAAGACGTCGAAACCGCTGCCCTTCGTGCGAAAAAACGTTGTCCAATTTGTGAAACGGCAATGGACGCTTACCTGATTGATGACAAGCGTAAACTTCATGTATGTGGTAATAACCCAAATTGTGAAGGCTATGTCGTCGAGCATGGTGAGTACAAAGTAAAAGGTTACGATGGCCCCGTTGTCGAGTGTGACAAATGTGGCAGCGACATGGTGCTGAAAAACGGTCGTTTTGGTAAATACATGGATTGTACGAGTGAAGAGTGTAAAAACACGCGTAAAATCCTAAAGAATGGCGAAGTGGCTCCACCGAAAGAAGATCCAGTGCATCTGCCTGAGTTAGAGTGTGAAAACTCTGATGCTTACTTTGTGTTGCGTGATGGCGCATCGGGCTTGTTCTTAGCCGCTAGCACTTTCCCTAAATCGCGCGAGACTCGAGCACCATTGGTAGAAGAGCTGATTCGATTTAAAGAGCGTATTTCACCTAAGTTCCACTACTTAACTGAAGCGCCAGAGAAAGACCCAGATGGCTTGCCGATGGTTGTGCGCTTTAGCCGTAAAACGAAAGAGAATTATGTTCGCTCTGAAGTAGATGGTAAGCCATCAGGCTACACGGCACTCTACATTGACGGTAAATGGGAAATTACGGATAAGCGTAAAAAGCCAGCTAAGAAAAAGTAA
- a CDS encoding diguanylate cyclase codes for MKLRETLLLFLILVSGVFAVTAYTVSKKAVDSVVQDLIWKYSQVAAQHDIEQTLAPILEEVALAQKIATDPHIVSWGRNASDEVYRSTAEAVLERYRWQFKSKNFFIALDGDLSYHYNDVPSIRQPSYLRYYLEPTSVTDTWYFDQKAQGQRLSVNIAKDIHIDRTKVWINQAILDKGQFLGIVGTGMDIDLFTSQLAHLDTSSLRTFFVDEKHRVQLILESGQFDYPLRNAKFEKPDLASMIPNRQDFEVLTQFMRKQKYGQEAESLMIEQNQGRAVVSINYIEELGWYEITFVDVESMLPPWTYSNLGYIFVVITLLFGGFSYYYWLNVWVKPLEISAQRIHKLAKESDYFVSERSSDLANHLSVIEEELTKSRHSLHKMVVSRTAALDELTTVDVVTQLWNKKGLEKELAMEIARSKREQTAFGLIWIDLGLTDDETIETVSASFESTLSAAGRGICHAIRVYDQAARWEDDEFIVLVRTKYPCSLNQLAGRIKSCILSEQMDSEHLQRLTDSLAIGGTVIHPGSSEREALTMADRALYLAKGKSGEKVYIHHCRAPADQIA; via the coding sequence ATGAAATTAAGAGAAACCTTGTTGCTGTTCTTAATACTGGTCAGTGGTGTGTTTGCTGTAACCGCGTATACTGTATCAAAGAAAGCTGTAGATAGCGTCGTACAAGATTTGATTTGGAAGTACAGCCAAGTGGCTGCGCAGCATGACATTGAGCAAACGCTAGCACCAATATTAGAAGAAGTCGCACTTGCCCAAAAGATTGCCACAGACCCGCACATCGTGTCATGGGGCCGAAATGCGAGCGATGAAGTCTATCGTAGTACCGCAGAAGCTGTTTTGGAACGATATCGTTGGCAATTCAAATCCAAGAATTTCTTTATCGCGCTTGACGGTGACTTGTCATATCACTACAACGATGTCCCCAGCATTCGCCAGCCATCATATCTTCGCTACTATTTAGAGCCAACCTCTGTAACTGACACTTGGTATTTTGACCAAAAAGCGCAAGGCCAACGCCTTTCAGTTAATATCGCGAAAGACATCCATATCGATCGAACTAAGGTTTGGATCAACCAAGCTATTCTCGACAAAGGTCAGTTTCTCGGCATCGTAGGGACTGGGATGGATATTGATCTCTTTACGAGTCAGTTGGCGCATCTTGATACCTCTTCATTAAGAACGTTTTTTGTAGATGAGAAGCACAGGGTTCAACTGATTTTAGAATCTGGCCAGTTCGATTATCCACTGAGAAATGCGAAGTTTGAGAAGCCCGACTTGGCATCGATGATCCCCAATCGCCAAGATTTTGAGGTGCTGACTCAATTCATGCGCAAGCAAAAATACGGTCAAGAGGCGGAGTCCCTGATGATCGAGCAAAATCAGGGAAGAGCGGTTGTCTCCATCAACTACATCGAAGAGTTGGGATGGTATGAGATCACGTTTGTTGATGTAGAAAGTATGTTGCCACCGTGGACGTACAGCAATCTGGGTTACATCTTTGTCGTGATCACGCTGCTGTTTGGAGGGTTCTCTTACTATTACTGGCTGAATGTTTGGGTTAAGCCCCTTGAAATCTCTGCCCAGCGGATTCACAAACTCGCGAAGGAGAGTGATTATTTTGTTAGTGAACGCAGTAGCGACTTGGCAAACCATTTGTCTGTTATAGAAGAAGAACTGACGAAAAGTCGCCACTCACTCCATAAAATGGTGGTTTCGCGCACGGCTGCGCTGGATGAATTAACCACGGTCGATGTTGTTACTCAGTTGTGGAATAAGAAGGGGTTGGAGAAGGAGTTGGCAATGGAAATTGCACGTTCTAAAAGAGAGCAAACCGCCTTTGGCCTTATTTGGATAGATCTGGGGTTAACGGATGACGAAACGATTGAAACGGTGTCTGCGAGTTTTGAGTCAACGTTGTCAGCCGCGGGGCGAGGGATTTGTCACGCGATCCGAGTCTATGACCAAGCGGCTCGTTGGGAGGACGATGAGTTTATAGTCTTGGTACGAACAAAGTACCCGTGCAGTTTGAATCAGCTTGCAGGACGAATTAAATCTTGCATCTTATCAGAACAAATGGACAGCGAGCACCTTCAACGCCTAACCGACAGCTTGGCCATAGGAGGGACCGTTATTCATCCTGGTTCCTCAGAAAGAGAGGCTTTGACCATGGCAGACAGAGCGCTCTATCTTGCTAAGGGAAAATCGGGCGAAAAGGTCTACATCCATCATTGCCGAGCACCTGCGGATCAAATTGCATAA
- the glgC gene encoding glucose-1-phosphate adenylyltransferase has translation MAGVLGMILAGGEGSRLRPLTESRSKPSVPFGGSYRLIDFALNNFVNADLMRIYVLTQFKSQSLFHHLKKGWNINGITDRFIDPIPAQMRTGKRWYEGTADAIYQNLRFMELAEPDQVCIFGSDHIYKMDIKQMLDFHKEKQAALTVSALRMPLSEASQFGVIEVDAEGRMVGFQEKPENPKSIPGDPEHALVSMGNYVFEADRLFSELIEDADNPDSSHDFGKDIIPKMFPCGDVYVYDFSTNRITGEKEEVYWRDVGTIGAYWEAHMDLLEKDAPFSLYNRKWPLHTYYPPLPPATFTDSDNGRVQIIDSLVCNGSYVRGSRIEKCVLGFRSNIASACDISESILLGDVKVGEGCVLRRVIVDKDADIAPGTQIGVNLTEDKKHFHVSDEGIVVIPKGARVGY, from the coding sequence ATGGCTGGTGTTTTAGGTATGATCCTTGCTGGTGGAGAAGGCTCGCGTTTGCGTCCGTTGACCGAGTCTCGTAGTAAACCTTCGGTGCCATTTGGCGGCAGTTACCGATTGATCGATTTTGCATTGAATAACTTTGTTAATGCAGATTTGATGCGTATTTACGTACTGACTCAGTTTAAATCACAATCTTTGTTCCATCACCTGAAGAAAGGCTGGAACATTAATGGAATTACCGATCGCTTTATCGACCCTATTCCTGCGCAGATGCGCACTGGTAAGCGTTGGTATGAAGGGACAGCCGATGCGATCTATCAAAACTTACGTTTTATGGAGTTGGCAGAACCGGATCAAGTCTGTATTTTTGGCTCTGACCATATTTACAAAATGGACATCAAGCAGATGCTCGATTTCCACAAAGAAAAGCAAGCGGCCTTGACCGTTTCTGCGCTTCGTATGCCATTGTCTGAAGCTTCGCAGTTTGGCGTAATTGAAGTCGATGCAGAAGGGCGTATGGTCGGCTTCCAAGAGAAACCAGAAAATCCTAAGTCAATCCCAGGGGATCCAGAGCACGCATTGGTTTCAATGGGTAACTACGTTTTTGAAGCGGATCGATTGTTCTCTGAGTTAATTGAAGATGCGGATAACCCAGATTCGTCCCATGATTTCGGCAAAGACATCATTCCAAAAATGTTCCCATGCGGAGACGTTTACGTTTACGACTTTAGCACCAACCGAATCACAGGTGAAAAGGAAGAAGTATATTGGCGTGATGTAGGTACGATTGGCGCGTACTGGGAAGCACATATGGACTTGTTGGAAAAAGATGCACCTTTCTCGCTCTATAACCGCAAGTGGCCGCTACACACTTACTACCCACCATTACCACCCGCAACGTTTACTGACTCAGATAACGGGCGTGTGCAAATCATCGATAGTCTAGTATGTAACGGCAGCTATGTGCGTGGTTCAAGAATCGAGAAGTGTGTGCTTGGCTTCCGCAGTAATATTGCATCGGCGTGTGATATCAGTGAAAGTATCCTTCTGGGCGACGTGAAAGTCGGCGAAGGCTGTGTATTGCGTCGTGTAATTGTCGATAAAGATGCTGATATCGCACCGGGCACTCAAATTGGTGTGAACCTTACGGAAGATAAAAAGCACTTCCATGTGTCCGATGAAGGCATCGTAGTTATTCCAAAAGGAGCTCGTGTTGGCTACTAA
- the glgA gene encoding glycogen synthase GlgA, whose translation MATKNLSILFVASEVEGLIKSGGLADVAKALPEALRELNQDVRLALPAYRNVKGIEQAQVILETQLEHWPHTSYKVRELSISGVVVYAIDCPQYFDRPEMYAENNQAYADNGERFAFFSAASLDMLQKLDFQPHIVHANDWHTGLVPFLLTHRYGSCPFFAKTKSVLSIHNAVFKGVFSYDELQCLPEFHARYAPDAAVSPSHVTMLKAGVLNADKINAVSPSYANELKTELGSHGMAAEFQRRADDLVGILNGCDYSAWNPETDAYLPANYRANRQSMVRGKRACKRSLQETVGLAEKDVAMYGMVCRLTNQKGVHYLLPILSQFLKHDVQLVIVGTGDPVLASRLKEVEALFSDKFKFVEAYDNGLAHLVEAGSDFFLMPSEFEPCGLNQIYSMAYGTLPIVRGVGGLKDSVNDYDENPAIATGFVFDEPEPIALLLVLQRSLLLYAQQPNEVKRVQLYAMEQNFCWSKAADEYLTLYHSALNS comes from the coding sequence TTGGCTACTAAGAATTTATCTATTCTATTCGTAGCATCGGAAGTCGAAGGATTGATCAAAAGTGGCGGCTTGGCGGACGTGGCCAAGGCGCTTCCTGAAGCGCTCCGAGAACTCAATCAAGACGTTCGTTTAGCGTTGCCCGCTTATCGAAATGTAAAAGGGATAGAGCAAGCGCAAGTCATTCTGGAAACACAGCTAGAGCACTGGCCGCATACCTCGTATAAAGTTCGTGAACTGTCGATTTCTGGTGTCGTTGTTTATGCGATCGATTGTCCTCAATATTTTGACCGTCCTGAAATGTACGCTGAAAATAACCAAGCTTACGCCGATAATGGTGAGCGATTTGCCTTTTTCAGCGCTGCGTCTCTAGATATGCTGCAAAAGCTTGATTTTCAACCGCATATTGTCCACGCCAATGATTGGCACACTGGACTGGTCCCATTTTTGCTCACACATCGTTATGGTTCATGCCCGTTTTTCGCTAAAACTAAAAGTGTTTTATCGATTCACAATGCAGTCTTCAAAGGTGTGTTTAGCTATGATGAGTTGCAATGCCTACCTGAGTTTCATGCTCGTTACGCGCCTGATGCGGCGGTGAGCCCTTCGCACGTCACCATGCTAAAAGCTGGGGTGCTAAATGCAGATAAAATTAATGCTGTGAGTCCGAGCTACGCAAACGAACTGAAAACCGAACTGGGTAGCCATGGCATGGCCGCCGAGTTTCAGCGTCGTGCGGATGATCTAGTGGGGATTTTGAACGGATGTGATTATTCTGCTTGGAACCCTGAAACGGATGCATATCTGCCTGCCAACTATCGAGCTAACCGCCAAAGTATGGTTAGGGGGAAGCGAGCGTGTAAGCGCAGCTTGCAGGAAACGGTAGGACTGGCTGAAAAAGATGTCGCTATGTATGGAATGGTGTGTCGCCTTACCAATCAAAAAGGTGTGCATTACCTATTGCCTATCCTGTCACAGTTTTTGAAGCACGATGTTCAACTTGTCATTGTTGGTACCGGTGACCCGGTATTGGCTTCGCGCCTGAAAGAGGTGGAAGCGCTGTTCAGCGACAAATTCAAGTTTGTCGAGGCCTATGACAATGGGTTAGCCCACTTAGTTGAAGCTGGTTCGGATTTCTTCTTGATGCCTTCGGAGTTTGAGCCTTGTGGTTTAAACCAAATCTATAGTATGGCTTATGGCACTTTGCCTATCGTCCGAGGTGTTGGAGGGTTGAAAGATAGCGTTAACGACTACGATGAGAACCCTGCGATCGCAACGGGTTTTGTATTCGATGAGCCTGAACCGATTGCGTTGCTTCTTGTTTTACAGCGCTCGTTGTTGCTTTACGCACAACAACCTAACGAAGTAAAACGCGTGCAACTATACGCGATGGAGCAAAATTTCTGCTGGAGCAAAGCGGCGGATGAGTATTTGACGCTTTATCACAGTGCGCTTAATAGCTAA